One genomic segment of Hordeum vulgare subsp. vulgare chromosome 2H, MorexV3_pseudomolecules_assembly, whole genome shotgun sequence includes these proteins:
- the LOC123426874 gene encoding WEB family protein At4g27595, chloroplastic-like, producing MLHRGHLLKFRRFHRHCHGNSFSSAAAPPACAPGMLSSRPRSGSFEAGLRASSLSLSKPSPRFHRTRSTAGASKASPSPEKRRGVTGGGGAMPTPTPAQQLEEGLTKERGDKGRAVRLEEELRSEREDKDRVVRLEEELRSEREDKARAVRELDEHRRSDGGGAEKAQLLEREVERAKESERKMLESLIYQTKQLEQTKISLEEAKLEMATLQQSNRSLEARRGVMDQRSVKDLVFGGADEEIRALRGELRTAMQGEEKSRKALDDLSLALSDVTMEAKQVKRWLSDTQAELEAANAEAARLRGELAAAETRLREQHRCRLEAEESAAAWGDKERVFLECVRAAEEEVNLARQENTKLVESQRVIRDENARLRDILKQAVGEANAVKESLELARVENARLNGVVADKESALQSLRQEYECIKVSEAAAQGSLNELNSLLAATTTTTCSTPAPVAPECGFDQQHLPNGLLVASAKGTPETASRRWMAEKPRTPSGRSYSIGEPGKFKGVGYSQSARMGNLNPKDRMFASLSNMADLKSAAADAAMDDYDDEFDHIDESHYVDMDHPMNGKKKRPILRKFGDLFRRKSFYKANLAPVHT from the exons ATGTTGCACCGGGGCCATCTTCTAAAATTCAGACGGTTCCACCGCCACTGCCACGGCAATTCTTTTTCCTCGGCAGCCGCGCCGCCCGCGTGCGCGCCCGGGATGCTCTCCTCCAGGCCGAG ATCCGGGTCCTTCGAGGCGGGGCTCAGGGCGTCCTCCCTCTCGCTCTCCAAGCCCTCCCCTCGGTTCCACCGCACCCGCTCCACCGCCGGCGCCTCCAAGGCGTCCCCCTCCCCGGAG AAACGTCGCGGCGTCACCGGCGGCGGAGGCGCGATGCCGACGCCGACGCCGGCGCAGCAGCTGGAGGAGGGGCTCACGAAGGAGCGGGGTGACAAGGGTCGGGCGGTGCGGCTTGAGGAGGAGCTGAGGAGCGAGCGGGAGGACAAGGATCGGGTGGTGCGGCTTGAGGAGGAGCTGAGGAGCGAGCGGGAGGACAAGGCGCGGGCGGTGCGGGAGCTCGACGAGCATAGGAGGAGCGATGGCGGCGGCGCGGAGAAGGCGCAGCTTTTGGAGcgggaggtggagagggccaaggaGTCGGAGCGCAAGATGCTGGAGTCGCTCATATACCAGACCAAGCAGCTGGAGCAGACCAAGATCAGCctcgaggaggccaagctggagaTGGCCACGCTGCAGCAGAGCAACCGGAGCCTCGAGGCCCGGCGCGGCGTCATGGACCAGCGGAGCGTCAAGGACCTCGTGTTCGGCGGCGCCGACGAGGAGATCAGGGCGCTGCGCGGCGAGCTCCGGACGGCCATGCAGGGGGAGGAGAAGAGCCGCAAGGCGCTGGACGACCTGTCCCTCGCGCTCTCCGACGTCACCATGGAGGCCAAGCAGGTCAAGCGCTGGCTCTCCGACACGCAGGCGGAGCTTGAGGCCGCCAATGCCGAGGCCGCGCGGCTGCGCGGGGAGCTGGCCGCCGCCGAGACCCGGCTGCGGGAGCAGCACCGGTGCAGGCTCGAGGCCGAGGAGTCGGCGGCCGCGTGGGGCGACAAGGAGCGCGTGTTCCTCGAGTGCGTGCGCGCGGCCGAGGAGGAGGTGAACCTGGCGCGCCAGGAGAACACCAAGCTTGTGGAGTCGCAGCGCGTGATCCGCGACGAGAACGCCCGCCTCCGCGACATCCTCAAGCAGGCCGTCGGCGAGGCCAACGCCGTCAAGGAGTCGCTGGAGCTCGCCCGGGTCGAGAACGCGCGGCTCAACGGCGTGGTCGCCGACAAGGAGAGCGCGCTGCAGAGCCTCCGGCAGGAGTACGAGTGCATCAAGGTCAGCGAGGCCGCCGCGCAGGGCAGCCTCAACGAGCTCAACAGCCTGCTCGccgccacgacgacgacgacgtgcaGCACGCCCGCGCCCGTGGCGCCGGAGTGCGGCTTCGACCAGCAGCACCTGCCGAACGGGCTCCTCGTCGCCAGCGCCAAGGGGACGCCGGAGACGGCGTCGCGGCGATGGATGGCGGAGAAGCCCAGGACGCCGAGCGGCCGGAGCTACTCGATCGGCGAGCCGGGCAAGTTCAAGGGCGTGGGCTACTCGCAGTCGGCGAGGATGGGGAACCTCAACCCCAAGGACCGGATGTTCGCGTCGCTCAGCAACATGGCCGACCTCAAGTCCGCCGCGGCGGACGCGGCCatggacgactacgacgacgagttCGACCACATCGACGAGAGCCACTACGTGGACATGGACCACCCCATGAACGGCAAGAAGAAGAGGCCGATCCTTCGCAAGTTCGGGGATCTCTTCCGGAGGAAAAGCTTCTACAAGGCGAATTTGGCGCCGGTGCACACTTGA